From a region of the Malania oleifera isolate guangnan ecotype guangnan chromosome 12, ASM2987363v1, whole genome shotgun sequence genome:
- the LOC131143767 gene encoding CAX-interacting protein 4, with protein MPATAGRVRMPANNRVHSSAALQTHGIWQSAIGYDPYAPNKEESKNSSLPKSSNSEPEPENAYVSFQGLLALARITGSNADEVRGACKKCGRVGHLTYQCRNFLSVKDDIKGKDPDALQAAVLSGLDKLKGSAGKGNGRTAESSEEEDESDTSDSDIDSEIERIIAEQRGRKPSDKWKGKKVSDKGRSSRKRDSNDDESDYGKTKKRGRSKKRRSGKRGGGDSDDEDDSGRKRRNDKRRKRDESSDDDDDRRHRHRKSRKEKRRRRSHRYSDDSDVSDDCDRRHMQKSRRAASSSDSDGSGSDDLRVGRGTKRSEKRSRKRRDDDDE; from the coding sequence ATGCCGGCAACAGCGGGTAGAGTTCGCATGCCTGCGAACAATCGGGTGCACAGCAGCGCAGCCCTTCAAACCCACGGGATATGGCAGAGCGCCATTGGGTATGACCCGTATGCCCCAAATAAGGAGGAATCCAAGAATTCTTCCCTGCCGAAGTCCTCAAACTCTGAGCCTGAGCCCGAAAATGCATATGTGAGTTTCCAAGGGCTTCTTGCACTTGCCCGTATAACTGGCTCCAATGCTGATGAGGTTCGCGGAGCATGTAAGAAGTGCGGTCGAGTTGGGCACCTTACCTATCAATGTAGGAATTTTCTTAGTGTTAAGGATGATATTAAGGGCAAGGACCCAGATGCATTGCAGGCTGCTGTTTTGTCAGGGTTGGATAAACTGAAAGGCAGTGCAGGTAAGGGGAATGGTAGGACTGCTGAGAGCTCAGAAGAGGAGGATGAGAGTGATACTTCTGATTCTGATATTGATTCAGAAATTGAGAGGATTATTGCTGAACAGAGGGGGAGGAAGCCAAGTGATAAATGGAAGGGGAAGAAGGTAAGTGATAAAGGACGGTCATCGAGAAAGAGGGACTCCAATGATGATGAATCAGATTATGGGAAGACCAAGAAGAGAGGAAGGTCAAAGAAAAGAAGAAGTGGTAAGAGAGGAGGTGGGGATTCTGATGATGAGGATGATAGTGGTAGGAAAAGAAGGAATGATAAAAGGAGGAAGAGGGATGAGTcatctgatgatgatgatgatcgcCGACACCGTCATAGGAAAAGTAGGAAggagaagaggaggaggaggagtcATCGGTATTCTGATGATTCGGATGTGTCAGATGATTGTGATAGGCGTCACATGCAGAAGAGCAGGAGGGCAGCATCATCTTCTGATTCTGATGGCAGTGGTTCTGATGATTTACGGGTTGGAAGAGGAACAAAACGGTCAGAGAAGAGGAGCCGGAAGCGccgtgatgatgatgatgaatag